The following coding sequences are from one Oncorhynchus clarkii lewisi isolate Uvic-CL-2024 chromosome 20, UVic_Ocla_1.0, whole genome shotgun sequence window:
- the LOC139376759 gene encoding neuronal pentraxin-2-like → MLFLLRLLCFYALGLGYGKLVRGQDDTPGTGTRLLCRVIPVGADTCLVPVGPEPNAAAQEEELRNTVMQLRETILQQKENIVNQLGTINELTAKLSLCESASDGGKYDNGGSWSKSKDNQNTMGDLPRDPNDTIDNLGKTMQSLKDRLENLEQQQQRANTSGTSFPSELRDLLQSRLGDLEKQLLSKVNNLEEEKSLLYNETAAHRQKTESTLNSLLTRINELEKGGGGFKSPEQFKLVLPLRTNYLYGRMTKSLPEMYAFTLCMWLRSSAGPGIGTPFSYGVPGQANEIVLIEWGNNPIELLINDKVAQLPLSVRDGRWHHICITWTTRDGLWEAYQDGQRLGAGDNLAPWHPIKPGGAIILGQEQDIVGGRFDATQAFVGELSQVNIWDNVLKPSDILTMANCSSYTPGNVVSWLDSDVEVFGGGAAKLPLELCQDRLSETES, encoded by the exons ATGTTATTTCTTTTGAGATTGTTGTGTTTTTACGCACTGGGACTGGGCTATGGGAAGCTTGTACGTGGACAGGATGACACCCCGGGCACGGGAACCCGGCTCCTATGCCGAGTCATCCCCGTCGGCGCCGACACTTGTTTGGTCCCCGTAGGTCCCGAACCCAACGCAGCGGCACAGGAGGAAGAGTTGAGGAACACAGTCATGCAGCTCCGGGAAACGATTCTCCAACAGAAAGAGAATATAGTCAACCAACTTGGGACCATAAACGAGCTGACCGCAAAGCTCTCCCTTTGTGAGTCTGCCTCAGATGGAGGGAAGTATGATAACGGTGGATCTTGGAGTAAAAGCAAAGATAATCAGAACACAATGGGAGATTTACCCAGAGATCCCAATGATACAATCGACAACCTCGGGAAGACCATGCAGAGTCTAAAGGACCGACTAGAAAACCTAGAG caacagcagcagagaGCCAACACATCGGGAACGTCATTCCCCAGCGAACTCAGAGACCTGCTGCAGAGCAGGCTGGGAGATCTGGAGAAACAGCTTCTCAGTAAGGTCAACAACCTGGAGGAAGAGAAGTCTCTGCTCTACAACGAGACCGCAGCCCACAGGCAGAAGACTGAGAGCACCCTCAACTCCCTGCTGACCAGGATTAACGAGCTGGAGAAAG GTGGCGGTGGTTTCAAGTCCCCTGAGCAGTTTAAGTTGGTCCTCCCCCTGCGTACTAACTACTTGTACGGCCGCATGACCAAGAGCCTTCCTGAGATGTACGCCTTCACGCTCTGCATGTGGCTCCGGTCCAGCGCCGGCCCTGGCATAGGCACCCCATTCTCCTACGGGGTGCCAGGACAGGCCAATGAGATTGTGCTCATCGAGTGGGGCAACAACCCCATAGAACTGCTCATCAATGACAAG GTGGCTCAGCTGCCTCTGTCGGTGCGTGACGGTAGGTGGCACCACATCTGTATCACCTGGACCACCAGGGATGGTCTGTGGGAAGCCTACCAGGATGGTCAGAGGCTGGGGGCAGGGGACAACCTGGCCCCCTGGCACCCCATCAAGCCTGGAGGAGCCATCATACTGGGGCAGGAACAG GACATAGTGGGCGGGCGCTTTGACGCCACGCAGGCCTTTGTGGGTGAGCTGAGCCAGGTTAACATCTGGGACAATGTCCTGAAGCCATCCGACATCCTCACCATGGCCAACTGCTCCTCCTACACCCCCGGGAACGTGGTGTCCTGGCTGGACAGTGACGTGGAGGTGTTTGGCGGTGGAGCAGCCAAACTGCCTCTAGAGCTATGCCAGGACCGGCTGTCTGAGACTGAGTCTTAG